Proteins from one Thermotoga sp. SG1 genomic window:
- a CDS encoding STAS domain-containing protein encodes MEGLKLEKIEQEDKIIVKVHGEIDAYNSSELKEQLRNLVSSTDKKKIVLDLSSVSYMDSAGLGTLVVILKDAKINGKEFILSSLKESILRIFKLTHLDKIFKIVDTTEEV; translated from the coding sequence ATGGAAGGACTGAAACTAGAAAAGATAGAGCAGGAAGACAAGATAATCGTGAAGGTTCATGGGGAAATCGATGCGTACAATTCCTCAGAGTTGAAAGAGCAGTTGAGAAACCTTGTCTCATCGACGGACAAAAAGAAGATCGTTCTGGATCTTTCTTCCGTCTCCTACATGGACAGTGCGGGTCTTGGAACTCTGGTTGTCATCTTAAAGGACGCCAAGATCAACGGAAAGGAATTCATTCTCAGTTCTCTGAAAGAGAGCATTCTGAGAATCTTCAAACTCACACACCTGGACAAGATCTTCAAGATCGTCGACACAACGGAGGAGGTGTAG
- the ispH gene encoding 4-hydroxy-3-methylbut-2-enyl diphosphate reductase, translating to MKIIVAKNVGFCFGVERAIKTVERLLNEGKRVVTDGEIVHNRQVMEELIKKGLKISSDPTDGDVFVVRAHGIPEKKLEELRKVYPKVVDLTCPIVFQLFKTAREYSSRGKLIVFGKKDHPEMVALMGYAPAIVTKKPFKTEEKNVVFLSQTTSSLDEYREFVSEMIRMNNFEKAIYLNTICPVTVEREREVKDLSKICELSIVVGGKHSSNTGKLFRLASKNSRTIWVESPDEIPEDVVKYGTVCVFSGTSTPVSLIEDVVRKLKEMEGK from the coding sequence TTGAAGATCATCGTTGCAAAGAATGTCGGTTTCTGTTTTGGAGTGGAAAGGGCAATAAAAACCGTTGAAAGGCTTCTGAATGAAGGAAAAAGGGTAGTAACGGACGGTGAGATCGTTCACAACAGGCAGGTAATGGAAGAACTGATAAAAAAGGGTCTGAAAATCTCCTCTGATCCCACCGATGGAGATGTCTTCGTCGTAAGAGCCCATGGAATACCAGAGAAAAAGCTCGAAGAACTGAGAAAGGTTTATCCAAAGGTTGTAGATCTCACCTGTCCTATCGTCTTCCAGCTTTTCAAAACAGCCAGAGAATATTCCTCCAGAGGAAAGCTCATAGTGTTTGGAAAAAAGGATCATCCCGAAATGGTGGCTTTGATGGGATACGCTCCCGCGATCGTAACAAAGAAACCTTTCAAAACGGAAGAAAAGAACGTAGTTTTTCTGTCCCAAACCACCTCTTCCCTGGACGAATACAGAGAATTCGTCTCAGAGATGATCAGAATGAACAACTTCGAAAAGGCCATCTATCTGAACACGATATGCCCTGTGACCGTGGAGCGGGAAAGGGAAGTGAAAGATCTTTCGAAGATCTGCGAACTTTCTATAGTGGTTGGTGGAAAGCACAGTTCCAATACGGGAAAACTATTCCGTCTTGCATCCAAAAACTCTAGAACCATCTGGGTGGAATCACCCGATGAAATTCCGGAGGACGTAGTAAAATATGGTACGGTGTGTGTGTTCAGTGGAACTTCCACACCTGTTTCTTTGATAGAGGACGTTGTTAGAAAACTGAAAGAGATGGAGGGGAAGTAG
- a CDS encoding 30S ribosomal protein S1 — MEPVEFNDEILNQYEPGEFRRGQIVKGMVIGKEEDGIVVDFGGKSEGFVPENELTRPIDDYKVGEELTLQILNLNYEERSTLSEKRPIFRKTMEELRKLYEEGKPVKARIVSQTKGGYSVVLKGVVPAFLPGSHSLLRREEPFPKEEIDVLILDMVRTRRETRIVVSRKAVQEKKVEEFFSEKKTGDLVECTVKRINRSGVEVEISDGIRGFIPRSELSYDTRITPEDVVQVGQKVTAKLIELNKDRKSVVLSLKRLMPDPWNKVEEKYPVGKVVSGEVTSIHPFGFFVRLEPGVEGLVPRSEVFWGNSRKNLEDVVKIGDLVKVEVINVDRENRKLTLSYRKAKGDPWENIEDRYSVGNTVAGKVTSIIRQGVFVELEEGIEGFVPISELSWKRVDSPEEVVKVGEKVKVKIMNLDKENRRLSLSIKRTQENPWKRALEELEKDSIVRGTVKKIVNSGVIVQVEEYDVEGFVPNNHLVSEPEEGKLLNLVVLRIDPDEIFGGRMILSEKRFEERMNIEEYRKKVEKESYQKSLGDLLKNGE, encoded by the coding sequence ATGGAACCAGTGGAATTCAACGATGAAATTCTCAATCAGTATGAACCGGGTGAGTTCAGAAGAGGGCAGATAGTGAAAGGGATGGTCATCGGGAAGGAAGAGGATGGCATAGTAGTGGATTTTGGGGGAAAAAGTGAAGGATTCGTTCCAGAAAACGAGTTGACCAGACCGATAGACGATTACAAAGTAGGGGAGGAACTCACCCTTCAAATATTGAACCTGAACTACGAAGAAAGATCCACACTCTCAGAGAAAAGGCCGATCTTCAGAAAGACAATGGAAGAACTGAGAAAACTATACGAAGAAGGAAAACCAGTCAAAGCACGGATCGTTTCACAGACGAAAGGTGGATACAGCGTGGTATTGAAGGGAGTGGTACCAGCTTTTCTGCCAGGTTCACACTCTCTGTTGAGAAGAGAAGAACCCTTCCCTAAAGAAGAGATCGACGTTCTCATACTGGACATGGTCCGTACACGACGGGAAACAAGAATCGTGGTTTCAAGAAAGGCTGTACAGGAAAAGAAAGTGGAAGAGTTTTTCTCTGAAAAGAAAACAGGAGACTTAGTAGAGTGCACAGTGAAAAGGATAAATCGTTCAGGAGTTGAGGTTGAAATTTCGGATGGAATAAGAGGTTTCATTCCAAGAAGCGAGCTCAGTTATGACACAAGAATAACTCCTGAGGATGTGGTGCAGGTTGGCCAGAAGGTCACAGCAAAACTCATCGAACTGAACAAAGACAGAAAAAGTGTGGTTCTCAGCCTGAAACGGCTCATGCCTGATCCCTGGAATAAGGTGGAGGAAAAATATCCTGTTGGAAAAGTGGTGAGTGGGGAGGTCACGTCCATACATCCGTTTGGTTTCTTTGTGAGGCTCGAACCTGGTGTGGAGGGACTCGTTCCACGTTCAGAGGTTTTCTGGGGAAACAGCAGAAAGAACCTGGAAGACGTTGTGAAGATTGGTGACCTTGTAAAAGTTGAAGTGATCAACGTGGACAGGGAAAACAGAAAGCTCACCCTTAGTTACAGAAAGGCAAAGGGAGATCCATGGGAGAACATCGAAGACAGATACTCCGTTGGAAACACGGTGGCAGGAAAGGTCACTTCCATTATAAGACAAGGTGTATTTGTCGAACTCGAGGAAGGGATTGAAGGTTTTGTCCCCATCTCCGAACTTTCCTGGAAAAGGGTTGATAGCCCAGAAGAGGTCGTTAAAGTGGGCGAGAAGGTGAAAGTGAAGATAATGAACCTGGACAAAGAAAACAGAAGACTTTCCTTGAGTATAAAAAGGACTCAAGAAAATCCGTGGAAACGTGCCCTGGAAGAGCTGGAAAAAGATTCGATAGTCAGGGGAACCGTGAAAAAGATAGTGAACTCAGGCGTAATCGTTCAGGTCGAAGAATACGATGTGGAAGGCTTTGTGCCGAACAACCACCTTGTCAGTGAACCCGAGGAAGGAAAGTTGCTCAACCTCGTCGTTCTCAGGATCGATCCAGATGAGATATTCGGTGGAAGAATGATCCTGAGTGAAAAGAGATTCGAAGAAAGGATGAACATAGAAGAATACAGAAAAAAGGTGGAAAAGGAAAGCTACCAGAAATCACTCGGTGACCTGTTGAAGAATGGAGAGTGA
- the rpoD gene encoding RNA polymerase sigma factor RpoD produces MAEKEEAIMKDEQITESEQEKKFPPQIEKRIKKLINQGKKKGYITYEDIDKAFPPNYEEFDTNLIEKIYEELEKHGINIVESDSEEETETSTEELEELLEKESPEIYDSSNVRDSIKMYLKEIGKIPLLTPAQERELARRAQMGDKKAKEKLITSNLRLVVSIAKRYMGRGLSFQDLIQEGNIGLLKAVEKFDWRKGYKFSTYATWWIRQAITRAIADQARTIRIPVHMVETINKLNRLRREYYQKYGEEPSVDELAKMMGKPPEKIKEILEAAKETISLESPIGEDEDSSIEDFVADESVPSPKKEAMRMLMREELEKVLKTLSPREAMVLRMRYGLLDGKPKTLEEVGQYFNVTRERIRQIEVKALRKLRHPSRSKYLKSLLSLMDENEG; encoded by the coding sequence ATGGCGGAAAAGGAAGAAGCAATCATGAAGGATGAACAGATCACTGAAAGTGAACAGGAAAAGAAGTTTCCACCGCAGATAGAAAAGCGGATAAAAAAACTCATAAACCAGGGAAAGAAGAAAGGATACATCACCTATGAAGACATAGACAAGGCGTTTCCTCCAAATTACGAAGAATTCGATACGAACCTGATAGAAAAGATATACGAAGAACTCGAAAAGCACGGAATAAACATAGTCGAGAGCGATTCAGAAGAAGAAACAGAAACCTCCACGGAAGAACTTGAAGAACTCCTTGAAAAGGAATCCCCTGAAATATACGACTCCAGCAACGTGAGGGATTCCATAAAGATGTACCTCAAAGAAATCGGCAAGATACCGCTTCTCACACCGGCTCAGGAAAGAGAACTTGCAAGACGAGCTCAAATGGGTGACAAGAAAGCCAAGGAAAAGCTCATAACGTCGAATTTGAGACTGGTAGTCAGCATCGCAAAGCGTTACATGGGTCGTGGGCTTTCCTTCCAGGATCTGATACAGGAAGGAAACATTGGTCTTCTCAAAGCGGTGGAAAAATTCGACTGGAGAAAGGGCTACAAGTTCAGCACGTACGCCACCTGGTGGATTCGACAGGCTATTACAAGGGCAATAGCAGATCAGGCAAGAACTATCAGAATCCCTGTTCACATGGTTGAAACGATAAACAAGTTGAACAGACTGAGAAGAGAATACTACCAGAAATACGGAGAAGAACCATCTGTGGATGAACTCGCCAAGATGATGGGGAAACCACCCGAAAAGATAAAGGAGATACTCGAAGCAGCAAAAGAAACCATTTCACTCGAGTCTCCGATCGGTGAAGATGAAGACTCCTCTATAGAAGATTTCGTGGCAGACGAATCGGTGCCTTCTCCAAAGAAAGAGGCCATGAGAATGCTCATGCGCGAAGAACTGGAAAAAGTTCTGAAGACCCTCAGTCCAAGGGAAGCCATGGTTCTCAGGATGAGGTATGGTCTGCTCGATGGGAAGCCAAAAACACTGGAAGAAGTGGGACAGTATTTCAACGTCACAAGGGAAAGGATCAGACAGATCGAAGTCAAGGCCCTTCGAAAGTTGAGACATCCTTCAAGAAGTAAATACCTGAAATCTCTGCTTTCACTGATGGATGAAAACGAAGGGTGA
- the cmk gene encoding (d)CMP kinase — translation MGLQIAIDGPAASGKSTIAKLLAERLGFEHLNTGATYRAVAVYLKEKGLNPFSSREELEKALKDVNVDYRDGRVFINGEDYTEKIQCPEAGILASDFAKLDLVRQHLVRIQREICDDKNIVVEGRDIGTVVLPNAQLKIFLTASLEARIERKLREYQKKGLNVSREEVEKELISRDTQDSSRKIAPLKPAEDAVVIDTTSMSVNEVLQKILKLVEERMKV, via the coding sequence ATGGGGCTTCAGATAGCAATAGACGGACCAGCAGCCTCAGGAAAATCCACCATCGCAAAGCTCCTGGCAGAAAGGCTGGGCTTTGAACATCTGAACACGGGAGCCACTTACCGTGCTGTTGCTGTCTACCTGAAAGAAAAAGGGCTGAATCCTTTCTCATCAAGAGAGGAACTGGAAAAGGCACTCAAAGATGTGAATGTGGATTACAGAGATGGTAGGGTGTTCATCAACGGAGAAGATTACACAGAGAAAATCCAATGCCCCGAAGCGGGTATTCTCGCCTCAGATTTTGCAAAACTCGATTTGGTAAGACAACACCTTGTTAGAATACAACGGGAGATCTGTGATGACAAAAACATAGTGGTTGAGGGAAGGGACATCGGAACCGTTGTTTTGCCAAATGCTCAGCTCAAGATTTTTCTCACAGCTTCTCTGGAAGCTCGCATCGAGAGAAAACTCAGGGAATACCAGAAAAAGGGTTTGAACGTCAGCAGGGAAGAGGTTGAAAAGGAATTGATCTCAAGGGACACACAAGATTCCAGCAGGAAGATTGCACCACTCAAACCGGCGGAAGATGCCGTGGTCATCGACACAACCAGTATGAGTGTGAACGAGGTTCTTCAAAAAATACTGAAACTTGTTGAGGAGAGGATGAAGGTTTGA
- the plsY gene encoding glycerol-3-phosphate 1-O-acyltransferase PlsY — MEWWVFPLLGYLVGSIPFSYLIPKWIKGVDVRKVGSGNIGATNAIRTTGPAVGGLCLLLDALKGFFPAFLAGSTSSDPKLVSLTAILTVLGHDFPVFMKFKGGKGVASTLGVIFYLSWPTGIVFALVWFFVVMITGYASLGSLIGLYTSALLGYILKGYDAGMLILILAVLSTLRHSENIRRLLSGTERKVTLFKR, encoded by the coding sequence GTGGAGTGGTGGGTTTTCCCCCTGCTTGGATACCTGGTGGGATCGATTCCCTTCAGTTATCTGATACCAAAGTGGATCAAGGGTGTGGACGTGAGAAAAGTCGGAAGTGGAAACATAGGGGCAACGAACGCGATCAGAACAACGGGCCCTGCGGTCGGTGGTCTTTGCCTTTTACTCGACGCTTTGAAGGGGTTCTTTCCTGCCTTCCTGGCGGGGTCCACTTCTAGTGATCCAAAACTAGTTTCCCTGACGGCGATTTTGACCGTCCTTGGTCATGACTTTCCTGTCTTCATGAAGTTCAAGGGAGGAAAGGGCGTTGCCTCAACACTCGGTGTCATCTTCTATCTGTCATGGCCCACAGGAATTGTATTCGCTCTTGTGTGGTTCTTCGTGGTTATGATCACTGGTTACGCTTCTCTTGGATCACTCATCGGACTCTACACTTCTGCACTCCTGGGATACATCTTAAAAGGTTACGACGCTGGTATGTTGATCCTGATACTCGCTGTTTTGTCAACCCTTCGTCACTCGGAGAACATACGAAGACTCCTCTCTGGAACAGAAAGAAAGGTGACCCTCTTCAAGAGGTGA
- a CDS encoding M48 family metallopeptidase encodes MSSNEFEEAYLDMKNGKLDIALKKFLKLVEKEPSAELWINIGNIYRRKNLLAKAMESYKKAMEINPKSAEAFFNMGCTYYQMGKYFEALNLLKKAENLGLKDPKLKIVKALCRAKLNLPNPFEGLSDDERKLVKDLMKDG; translated from the coding sequence TTGAGCTCAAATGAGTTCGAAGAAGCGTACCTCGATATGAAGAACGGAAAACTGGATATCGCTCTGAAAAAGTTTTTGAAACTGGTTGAGAAAGAACCATCGGCTGAGCTGTGGATCAACATCGGGAACATATACAGGAGAAAGAATCTTCTGGCAAAAGCCATGGAAAGCTACAAAAAGGCCATGGAGATAAATCCAAAAAGTGCGGAAGCCTTCTTCAACATGGGATGCACCTATTATCAGATGGGAAAGTATTTTGAAGCGCTGAATCTGCTGAAAAAAGCAGAAAATCTTGGTTTAAAAGACCCGAAGTTGAAAATTGTGAAGGCCCTGTGCAGGGCGAAACTCAACCTCCCCAATCCCTTTGAAGGTCTCAGTGATGATGAAAGGAAACTCGTGAAAGATCTGATGAAAGATGGTTGA
- the mfd gene encoding transcription-repair coupling factor, with the protein MVEILLIPNEREIHLEGYLFYPSRDNLPLEDVSLSPEVKKKRVEILWKLLRGEDLKIAITLKALTEKIFSPESLKKRIIEVRRSASFDLSPERFVEMGYERTFTVQMPGEFSIRGGILDIFSPGYDFPVRIELFGDVVEDIRFFDVSTQRSFQKVNEVYILPFLDEYGDSSLLDFVKDVRFTCEDLEKALTEYRRIRKELKDLLKEKYDLFFDEGVLERVLKNVEKTVAGATISSGTEERPLPLVDIDEIEEGELVVHKEHGIAIFEGMIRLKSVLGERDYLKLKYEDALLYVPVEKIDRVHRYIGDPSQVKLDRLNRGRWKRTLKKVREDIEKRVRELVELYLKREEVRGTPLPGDPELEEKFAETFPYIETPDQQKCIEEVLTDLSSEKPMDRLLCGDAGVGKTEVALRAAFRAVVSGKQVAVLVPTTVLARQHYENFKERLEPFGVRVELLDSSRTLRERREILEGLKKGEIDIVIGTHALLNERVEFSDLGLVIIDEEQKFGVEQKEKFKKMRLSVNVLSLSATPIPRTLHMALSGMKDLSVINAPPPGRKPVHVYIAEYNEELVKGAVVREVNRGGQVIYVHNRVEELPEVFEKLKRMFPELRIAMAHGKMSRRVMEKVVHEFYSGNIDVLLCTTIIENGVDIPNANTLIVDDAHRYGLAQLYQLRGRVGRSDRRAFAYFLYPKGVPRSSLERLRVLKAHTGPGSGLQIAMKDMEMRGIGDVLGLEQHGNIVSIGLKLYNEILKETVTKVKKKRVERKHTVQVEIENPPGRFFIPEDYISNPVERLRMYRRLASAFEEEEIEEILEEMRDRFGEPPEEVKLLLDYFRIRIRASKLGIRKIRFDHFMVELLPGKNSPFLKHPGYNPRSGTVVLYKKGDPIEYLLKILKNEG; encoded by the coding sequence ATGGTTGAAATACTTCTGATTCCGAATGAAAGAGAGATACATCTGGAAGGATATCTCTTCTATCCATCGAGAGACAACCTGCCTCTCGAAGACGTTTCTTTATCACCTGAAGTGAAAAAGAAGAGAGTGGAGATCCTCTGGAAGCTTCTCAGAGGCGAAGATCTAAAAATCGCCATCACCCTGAAAGCCCTCACCGAAAAGATCTTCTCACCGGAATCTTTGAAAAAAAGAATCATCGAAGTCAGACGTTCTGCTTCGTTCGATCTTTCTCCAGAAAGGTTCGTGGAGATGGGGTACGAGAGAACCTTCACCGTTCAAATGCCGGGGGAGTTCTCCATAAGAGGTGGAATTTTGGACATCTTCTCTCCAGGATACGACTTTCCCGTGAGGATAGAACTCTTTGGAGACGTCGTTGAAGACATCAGATTTTTCGATGTTTCCACCCAGAGATCTTTCCAGAAGGTCAACGAGGTTTACATTCTACCCTTTCTCGATGAATATGGAGACAGTTCTCTGCTCGACTTTGTGAAGGATGTACGTTTTACCTGTGAAGATCTGGAGAAAGCCCTGACGGAATACCGAAGGATAAGAAAAGAATTGAAAGATCTCCTGAAGGAAAAATACGATTTGTTCTTCGATGAAGGTGTCCTGGAAAGAGTTCTGAAAAACGTGGAGAAGACAGTCGCCGGTGCAACCATCTCTTCTGGTACTGAAGAGAGACCACTTCCCCTGGTAGACATCGACGAGATAGAAGAGGGAGAACTCGTCGTTCACAAAGAACACGGGATCGCCATCTTCGAAGGCATGATCAGATTGAAAAGTGTTCTTGGAGAGCGGGACTATCTCAAACTGAAATACGAAGATGCGCTTCTTTACGTTCCGGTTGAAAAAATTGACAGGGTACACAGGTACATAGGTGACCCATCCCAGGTAAAACTCGACAGATTGAACAGGGGAAGATGGAAGAGAACGCTGAAGAAAGTTCGGGAAGACATCGAGAAAAGGGTGCGGGAACTCGTTGAACTCTACCTGAAGAGAGAAGAAGTGAGAGGAACACCACTTCCCGGTGATCCTGAACTGGAAGAAAAATTCGCGGAAACCTTTCCGTACATAGAGACCCCTGATCAACAGAAATGCATAGAAGAAGTTCTGACAGATTTGTCATCGGAGAAACCTATGGACAGACTGCTATGTGGTGATGCTGGAGTGGGCAAAACGGAAGTAGCACTTCGTGCTGCCTTTCGCGCTGTGGTATCCGGGAAACAGGTGGCAGTACTTGTTCCCACCACTGTACTTGCCAGACAGCACTATGAGAACTTCAAAGAAAGACTCGAGCCTTTCGGTGTTAGAGTAGAACTTCTCGACAGTTCCAGAACGCTGCGAGAAAGAAGAGAGATACTGGAAGGACTGAAAAAGGGTGAAATAGACATCGTAATAGGAACGCACGCTCTTTTGAACGAAAGAGTGGAATTTTCAGATCTTGGACTCGTCATCATCGACGAGGAACAAAAGTTCGGTGTTGAACAGAAAGAAAAATTCAAAAAGATGAGACTTTCTGTGAACGTTCTTTCCCTAAGTGCCACGCCAATTCCGCGAACGCTCCACATGGCACTCTCCGGGATGAAGGACCTTTCGGTGATAAACGCTCCTCCGCCCGGGCGAAAACCTGTGCACGTTTACATTGCTGAATACAACGAAGAACTGGTGAAAGGGGCCGTTGTAAGAGAGGTGAACAGAGGAGGACAGGTGATCTATGTTCACAACAGGGTGGAAGAACTTCCGGAAGTATTCGAAAAATTGAAGAGAATGTTTCCAGAACTCAGAATCGCTATGGCACACGGTAAGATGTCCAGAAGAGTGATGGAAAAGGTCGTTCATGAGTTTTACAGTGGAAACATCGACGTTCTTTTGTGTACAACGATCATCGAAAACGGTGTCGATATACCGAACGCCAACACACTGATCGTCGACGATGCCCACAGGTACGGTCTTGCCCAGCTCTATCAACTCAGAGGAAGGGTGGGAAGGAGTGACAGAAGGGCTTTCGCGTACTTTCTGTATCCAAAAGGGGTTCCAAGAAGTTCTCTGGAAAGACTCAGGGTGCTTAAGGCACACACAGGTCCAGGGAGTGGTCTACAGATCGCCATGAAGGATATGGAAATGCGGGGTATCGGAGATGTTCTGGGACTGGAGCAGCACGGAAACATCGTCTCCATTGGTTTGAAACTGTACAACGAAATCCTGAAGGAAACTGTGACAAAGGTGAAGAAAAAACGAGTAGAGAGAAAGCACACCGTTCAAGTTGAGATAGAAAACCCTCCGGGCAGGTTCTTCATACCAGAGGATTACATTTCAAACCCCGTGGAAAGATTGAGGATGTACAGAAGGCTTGCGTCCGCTTTTGAAGAAGAGGAAATAGAAGAGATACTGGAAGAAATGAGGGATCGATTCGGAGAGCCGCCAGAAGAGGTGAAACTGCTCCTGGATTACTTCAGAATAAGAATAAGAGCATCAAAACTGGGTATAAGAAAAATCAGATTCGACCACTTCATGGTGGAACTCCTTCCGGGTAAAAATTCTCCATTTTTAAAACATCCAGGGTACAATCCAAGATCCGGTACTGTCGTCCTTTACAAAAAGGGTGACCCGATAGAGTATCTTCTGAAGATTTTGAAAAATGAAGGGTGA
- the der gene encoding ribosome biogenesis GTPase Der, translating to MATVLIVGKPNVGKSTLFNKLVKKRKAIVEDEEGVTRDPVQDTVEWYGKTFRLVDTCGVFDNPQDIISKKMKEVTLNMIREADLVLFVVDGKNGITKEDESLADFLRKSEADVILVANKTENQQKFEREVKPELYSLGFGDPVPVSAEHSINLDTLMEKIIQKLEEKGLDLETKPEITETIKIAIVGRPNVGKSTLFNAILNKERALVSPIPGTTRDPVDDEVFIDGKKYIFVDTAGLRKKSRIEPKTVERYSTYRVVESIEKADVVIIVLDATQGITRQDQRIAGLVERRGKASVVVFNKWDLVEHREKRYDEFTKLFKEKLYFVDYSPLIFTSADKGWGVEKIIDAINLAYSSYTTKVPSSALNSALQKVLAFTNLPRGLKIFFGLQVDIKPPTFLFFVNDIEKIKEPQKVFLRRLIREYVFPFEGSPIFLKFKKSR from the coding sequence ATGGCGACTGTGTTGATTGTAGGAAAACCCAACGTTGGTAAGTCGACTCTTTTCAACAAACTTGTGAAAAAGAGAAAGGCAATCGTCGAGGATGAAGAAGGGGTCACTCGTGACCCCGTTCAAGATACTGTGGAATGGTACGGAAAAACCTTCAGGTTAGTTGACACCTGTGGTGTGTTCGACAACCCGCAGGATATCATTTCAAAGAAGATGAAGGAAGTAACCTTGAATATGATCAGGGAAGCAGATCTCGTCCTGTTCGTCGTCGATGGTAAAAACGGTATAACAAAAGAGGACGAGTCCCTTGCCGACTTTCTCAGAAAATCAGAAGCGGATGTTATTCTGGTAGCGAACAAAACTGAGAACCAGCAAAAGTTTGAAAGAGAGGTAAAACCTGAGCTCTACAGTCTGGGATTCGGTGATCCCGTACCTGTCTCGGCTGAACACAGTATCAACCTCGATACACTGATGGAAAAGATCATTCAGAAACTGGAGGAAAAAGGCCTGGATCTAGAAACGAAACCAGAGATAACCGAAACGATAAAGATCGCCATCGTTGGACGTCCGAACGTTGGAAAATCTACCCTTTTCAATGCTATTCTGAACAAAGAACGAGCGCTGGTTTCACCGATTCCTGGCACCACCAGAGATCCTGTGGACGATGAAGTGTTCATCGATGGGAAAAAATACATCTTCGTGGACACGGCGGGACTCAGAAAGAAGTCAAGGATAGAACCAAAAACCGTGGAAAGGTACAGTACGTACAGGGTCGTTGAGAGTATAGAGAAAGCGGATGTTGTCATCATCGTTCTCGATGCCACACAAGGTATCACAAGACAGGATCAAAGAATAGCAGGTCTGGTTGAAAGAAGAGGGAAAGCGAGTGTTGTTGTGTTCAACAAATGGGACCTGGTGGAACATCGTGAGAAGAGATACGATGAATTCACAAAACTCTTCAAGGAAAAACTCTACTTTGTTGACTACAGTCCTCTGATATTCACTTCTGCGGACAAAGGATGGGGAGTGGAAAAGATAATCGATGCCATCAACCTGGCGTACTCTTCCTACACGACCAAAGTACCTTCCAGTGCTTTAAACTCTGCTCTTCAGAAGGTATTGGCGTTCACCAACCTGCCGCGCGGCCTCAAAATCTTCTTTGGACTCCAGGTAGACATAAAACCACCCACTTTCCTGTTCTTTGTGAACGACATAGAAAAGATCAAAGAACCTCAGAAAGTCTTTCTGAGAAGGTTGATCAGAGAATACGTGTTCCCGTTTGAGGGATCTCCTATATTTTTGAAATTCAAAAAGAGCAGGTGA